Proteins from one Arsenophonus apicola genomic window:
- a CDS encoding Hpt domain-containing protein, producing the protein MDGVLVKPLTQDHLLSEIALYYQRVNSQNELSFDGISALASGDKQKEYQLLQAILEGIEQDLATLHNLRSTSIDEEALSLHVHRMKGVFALLCYQPALRVCWRIEKGGFCGDSQTLETLFYYTDTFRAAVNRRLNDHNDLVKADTIALSDNSMI; encoded by the coding sequence ATGGATGGTGTACTGGTTAAACCTTTAACACAAGATCATTTATTATCGGAAATTGCTCTATATTATCAGCGAGTTAATTCACAAAATGAACTCAGTTTTGATGGTATCAGTGCCTTGGCTAGCGGTGATAAACAGAAAGAATATCAATTACTCCAAGCAATTTTGGAAGGAATAGAACAAGATCTGGCCACACTACATAATTTAAGATCAACGTCGATTGATGAGGAAGCGCTGTCACTACATGTGCATCGGATGAAAGGGGTATTCGCTTTATTATGCTATCAGCCGGCTTTACGCGTTTGTTGGCGGATTGAAAAGGGAGGATTTTGTGGTGATAGCCAAACCTTAGAAACACTATTTTACTATACCGACACTTTTCGGGCAGCGGTTAATCGGCGTTTAAATGATCATAATGATCTGGTCAAAGCTGATACCATAGCGTTATCTGATAATAGTATGATATAG
- a CDS encoding transporter substrate-binding domain-containing protein, whose product MSRRKKIALLFGGWYWFFALPVFGHSLSNDSFGETIPAEGKEIGFYSNIAQRLFLPKVNFVDNFKDKPTALIVGFVRCTSQPLVIYRWDGRIEGIYADYLSVLARLLKILIQLRVFDNYQQAKKALDKGYIQLLAQTSASLSATVRKGNESKPILIQPLVMLIKKEKIYYKADELRVLVAHEEPREVVDKIRQSYREVAIVKSTQEALQEILADKADGFIGGQAQMAYQFTFRSLPSSLVWHPVDYASTLENNFIVRANDPWMDDVNRALNELSKTIKNVVYERWIAGIVPVLNSENINFSREEKNLLLRHPVINVVVKHNSPPYSYKNANGQIIGMNIDILRLVGEKTGIHFNLVTVDNSADIIDNLQQGNADMALSLVSNEQRKKWLLFSHPYSSFEWVMITRNYRNAPKSLQQLRHRKIVVVCGHILLTEFDHEPDIELIEVESMEKAIEMVLAGAADAALDNFVSANYLQSSRYGDSILINSLNRDLLHARYAVVADYAPLVNILNKAIDALSPKDLRYLHQKWLSPVTFFTSYSVLRLSSWIILWGSLLSMISITSIFWGSWLTRQIRKRKAAKIALQNSLAYWETLFNTIPAPMFVCDPIMNITAANPWFLHEMGDLPHQRIIGHSLFSQGFFRPDDEVEIFTQFLSCLSGAPAYFSDCSISIQGQTREVYLWLEHYRDAEGIVQGIIGGWFDITERKLLARELRTERDKAKRASNEKSAFLAYISHEIRTALYIIIGILELEVRQLPENVPLHTASRAANSLLGVIGDVLDFTRIESGTVTLNLQPVALYALLEQCAEPFCAIAQDKGLGFTLELTIPKQNYYLLDATRITQVINNLLSNAVKFTDEGFITLRAWIQRTTDSATEMLSLYVQDTGCGIPEHMYSEILQPYVQVEADSRGTGLGLPISIQLMALMDGTLTLEAAPGGGTLAHMNLPLKQSELQEEEASPTSII is encoded by the coding sequence GTGAGCAGAAGAAAAAAAATAGCCCTCTTATTTGGGGGATGGTATTGGTTTTTTGCTTTACCTGTGTTTGGTCATTCACTGAGTAATGATTCATTTGGAGAGACAATTCCCGCTGAAGGTAAAGAGATTGGTTTTTATTCTAACATAGCGCAACGATTATTTTTGCCTAAGGTAAATTTTGTCGATAATTTTAAAGATAAACCAACAGCGCTTATCGTGGGTTTTGTCCGTTGTACAAGTCAACCTTTAGTCATTTATCGTTGGGATGGTAGGATCGAGGGAATTTATGCAGATTATCTTAGTGTATTAGCAAGATTATTAAAAATACTAATCCAACTGCGTGTCTTTGACAATTACCAGCAGGCAAAAAAAGCATTAGATAAAGGATATATTCAGTTATTAGCCCAGACCTCCGCTTCATTATCAGCAACAGTCCGCAAAGGGAATGAAAGTAAGCCTATATTAATCCAACCGCTGGTGATGCTGATAAAGAAAGAAAAAATCTATTATAAAGCGGATGAATTACGGGTATTAGTTGCCCATGAAGAACCGCGGGAAGTCGTGGATAAAATTCGCCAATCCTATCGTGAAGTTGCAATTGTCAAATCAACCCAAGAAGCATTACAGGAAATATTAGCTGACAAGGCTGATGGTTTTATTGGTGGACAAGCACAAATGGCTTATCAGTTTACCTTTCGTTCGCTACCTAGCTCTTTAGTTTGGCATCCTGTCGATTATGCCAGTACATTGGAAAACAATTTTATTGTCCGTGCAAATGATCCCTGGATGGATGATGTTAATCGCGCATTAAACGAACTGTCTAAAACCATTAAAAATGTTGTCTATGAACGCTGGATCGCCGGTATTGTTCCGGTACTAAATAGTGAAAATATTAATTTTTCCCGTGAGGAGAAGAACTTGCTGTTACGACATCCTGTGATTAATGTGGTGGTAAAACACAATTCTCCACCTTATTCCTATAAGAATGCGAATGGTCAAATTATCGGCATGAATATCGATATTTTACGTCTGGTCGGGGAAAAAACAGGTATACATTTTAATTTGGTCACCGTCGATAATTCAGCCGATATTATCGATAATTTACAGCAGGGTAATGCAGACATGGCGTTGTCATTAGTGAGTAATGAACAACGCAAAAAGTGGTTACTTTTTTCTCATCCATATAGTTCTTTTGAATGGGTGATGATCACGCGCAATTACCGCAATGCACCTAAGAGTCTGCAGCAATTACGTCATCGAAAAATTGTAGTGGTATGTGGTCACATATTATTGACAGAATTTGATCATGAGCCGGATATTGAGTTGATTGAAGTTGAAAGTATGGAGAAGGCCATTGAAATGGTACTAGCTGGCGCGGCAGATGCGGCGTTAGATAATTTTGTCAGTGCCAACTATCTTCAGTCAAGTCGTTATGGTGATTCTATTTTAATCAACTCACTTAACAGAGATTTATTACATGCCAGGTATGCTGTGGTTGCTGATTATGCGCCCTTAGTTAATATTTTAAATAAAGCAATAGATGCGTTATCGCCAAAAGATCTGCGTTATTTACATCAGAAATGGTTATCACCGGTCACTTTTTTCACCTCTTACAGTGTATTACGTCTTTCCTCTTGGATAATTCTTTGGGGTAGTTTGTTATCAATGATCTCAATTACTTCAATTTTTTGGGGTAGTTGGTTAACGCGCCAGATAAGAAAGCGTAAAGCGGCAAAAATCGCATTACAGAACTCATTAGCTTATTGGGAAACCTTATTCAATACGATCCCAGCTCCAATGTTTGTCTGTGATCCTATCATGAATATTACTGCTGCCAATCCATGGTTTTTACATGAGATGGGGGATTTGCCACACCAGAGGATCATTGGTCATTCGCTATTTTCACAAGGTTTTTTTCGACCCGATGATGAAGTAGAAATATTTACTCAATTTCTTAGTTGTTTATCTGGTGCACCCGCCTATTTCTCTGATTGTTCGATTTCTATTCAAGGTCAAACGCGAGAAGTCTATTTATGGTTAGAGCATTACCGTGATGCAGAAGGAATTGTACAGGGTATAATTGGTGGCTGGTTTGATATTACCGAGCGAAAATTATTGGCGCGAGAATTACGCACAGAACGTGATAAAGCGAAACGAGCAAGTAATGAAAAATCGGCTTTTTTAGCGTATATTAGCCATGAGATCCGCACGGCATTATATATCATCATTGGTATATTGGAATTAGAAGTCAGACAATTACCGGAAAATGTTCCTTTGCATACCGCCAGTCGGGCTGCTAACTCTTTACTGGGTGTGATAGGTGATGTTTTGGATTTCACCCGTATTGAATCTGGCACCGTGACATTGAATTTACAGCCGGTTGCTTTGTATGCCTTGTTGGAACAGTGTGCAGAACCTTTTTGTGCCATTGCACAGGATAAAGGATTAGGTTTTACGCTTGAATTAACTATCCCCAAGCAAAATTATTATCTACTTGATGCGACCCGGATTACTCAAGTGATCAATAATTTGCTCAGTAATGCAGTTAAATTCACTGATGAAGGTTTTATCACGTTAAGGGCATGGATACAACGCACAACTGATAGTGCAACGGAAATGCTCTCCTTATATGTGCAAGATACCGGTTGTGGTATTCCAGAACATATGTATAGTGAAATTTTACAGCCTTATGTCCAAGTAGAAGCGGATTCAAGGGGGACAGGGTTAGGATTACCCATATCAATCCAATTAATGGCGCTAATGGATGGCACGCTCACGTTAGAAGCAGCTCCTGGTGGTGGCACATTGGCACATATGAATTTACCGTTAAAACAGAGTGAGCTGCAAGAAGAGGAAGCTTCTCCTACCAGTATTATCTAG
- a CDS encoding EscS/YscS/HrcS family type III secretion system export apparatus protein, whose protein sequence is MNESTIIHFTSELLWIVLLLSLPIVIVASITGLLVSILQALTQIQDQTLQFLIKLVAVCITLAVSYHWMGSALLNYAILSFDQIGK, encoded by the coding sequence ATGAATGAGTCCACCATAATTCATTTTACTTCCGAATTGTTATGGATCGTGCTGCTGCTTTCATTACCGATTGTGATAGTGGCATCAATCACTGGGTTGTTGGTGAGTATATTGCAAGCGCTCACACAAATCCAAGACCAGACATTGCAATTTTTAATTAAATTAGTCGCTGTATGTATTACCTTGGCGGTAAGTTACCACTGGATGGGAAGTGCACTACTTAACTACGCTATTTTATCTTTTGATCAAATAGGTAAATAA
- a CDS encoding response regulator, producing MLSLQLASSQHRVTLAEGAEQALTLVEENYFDMVLTDCQMPVMNGYELTKVLRASSAQRTCRPKLFWGVLQMHLVQSYHCAWLRVWMVYWLNL from the coding sequence GTGCTATCTCTACAATTGGCTTCTTCCCAACATCGGGTAACCCTTGCTGAAGGTGCTGAGCAAGCATTAACGCTGGTGGAAGAAAATTATTTTGATATGGTATTAACGGATTGTCAGATGCCAGTGATGAATGGTTATGAATTAACCAAAGTATTAAGAGCATCATCAGCGCAACGAACTTGCCGGCCCAAGTTATTCTGGGGTGTACTGCAAATGCATTTAGTTCAGAGCTATCACTGTGCCTGGCTGCGGGTATGGATGGTGTACTGGTTAAACCTTTAA
- the sctR gene encoding type III secretion system export apparatus subunit SctR has translation MSLFNNPMQLIVVLFCLSIMPLFAVMGTSFLKISIVLSMLRNALGIQQIPPNMAIYGLALILTLFTMAPVGFAIRDNIKVQPIDWNSVNSMEQIDSSVIAPYKDFLKKNTSEEQIKFFTQIGYKIWPKQYQTSLSPNSLLVMVPAFTMSQLIAAFKIGFLIYLPFVAIDLIVSNVLLAMGMMMVSPMTIALPFKLLIFILMGGWDKLIGQLMVSFS, from the coding sequence ATGTCGTTATTTAATAATCCGATGCAATTAATTGTAGTGCTTTTTTGTTTATCCATAATGCCTTTGTTTGCAGTAATGGGAACTTCATTTTTAAAAATTTCGATTGTTTTATCAATGTTACGCAATGCGTTAGGTATACAGCAAATTCCGCCTAATATGGCTATTTATGGTTTGGCATTAATATTAACTTTATTTACTATGGCACCAGTTGGTTTTGCCATTCGTGATAATATTAAAGTCCAGCCGATTGATTGGAATTCGGTTAATTCAATGGAACAAATAGATTCCTCGGTTATCGCGCCATATAAAGATTTTTTGAAAAAAAATACCAGCGAAGAACAAATTAAATTTTTTACCCAAATAGGCTATAAAATTTGGCCTAAACAATATCAAACTTCATTATCTCCTAACTCTTTATTAGTCATGGTTCCTGCATTTACCATGAGTCAACTGATTGCTGCATTTAAAATTGGTTTTCTAATTTATCTGCCGTTTGTTGCGATCGATCTTATTGTTTCTAATGTTTTATTAGCAATGGGGATGATGATGGTTTCCCCGATGACAATCGCGCTTCCCTTTAAATTATTAATTTTTATTTTAATGGGTGGCTGGGACAAACTTATCGGTCAATTGATGGTGTCTTTTTCATGA